In the genome of Podospora pseudocomata strain CBS 415.72m chromosome 2 map unlocalized CBS415.72m_2.2, whole genome shotgun sequence, one region contains:
- a CDS encoding uncharacterized protein (COG:S; EggNog:ENOG503NZBS), with amino-acid sequence MAVGTLSLFFPVFIPAATAGLVYAGHRATYLDWRAILTEFLTGPGRTSRILLLLFLGLNWKSLPLGWTVRIFHSFIFHFARRPKTLPQRALFHYSVTSSRTSLLETDYNFHKSNSTYFADVDVSRSHLVTHLLGPSMPIIGDNEKNKLVLDKDGKVIKGSFGIGLGAVFCSFRREIGPMQGYEMWSRIVSWDRKWLYIVTHFVVKGKVKPTSWDGRWKGPTRSKIQKAEDGSAVEEPDWSKYIHATAISKYVFKLGRFTIHPSIMIQAGGLLPERPGGWRGGEDDCGDLVDLGEIDAEGEWDWKKVEAERRKGLDYANHFGALDGTNLLFDGGEDGAIGNFPIG; translated from the exons ATGGCTGTCGGAacgctctctctctttttccccGTCTTCATCCCGGCCGCCACAGCGGGATTGGTATATGCTGGTCACCGCGCAACTTACCTCGACTGGAGGGCGATCTTGACCGAGTTCCTCACGGGACCTGGTCGGACAAGTCGGATCCTACTTCTGCTGTTTTTGGGTCTCAACTGGAAGAGCTTGCCCCTTGGGTGGACG GTTCGGATCTTCCATTCCTTCATTTTCCACTTCGCGCGCCGCCCAAAGACTCTTCCTCAGCGCGCCCTCTTCCACTACAGCGTTACCTCCTCTCGTACCTCTCTCCTCGAAACCGACTACAACTTCCACAAGTCCAACTCGACCTACTTTGCCGATGTCGACGTTTCGCGTTCCCACCTGGTCACTCATCTGCTGGGTCCATCCATGCCAATCATTGGCGACAACGAGAAAAACAAGCTGGTTCTGGACAAGGATGGCAAGGTGATTAAGGGGAGCTTTGGCATAGGCCTGGGAGCCGTCTTTTGCTCTTTCCGCCGCGAGATTGGCCCTATGCAAGGTTACGAGATGTGGAGCAGAATCGTGAGCTGGGATCGCAAGTGGCTTTACATTGTGACGCACTTTGTTGTCAAGGGCAAGGTCAAGCCTACCAGCTGGGACGGCAGGTGGAAGGGTCCGACACGCAGCAAGATCCAAAAGGCCGAGGATGGGTCGGCCGTGGAGGAGCCGGATTGGAGCAAGTACATTCACGCCACTGCCATCAGCAAGTACGTGTTCAAGCTAGGGCGCTTCACCATTCACCCTTCGATCATGATCCAGGCTGGTGGCTTGTTGCCCGAGAGACCAGGTGGCtggagaggtggtgaggatgactGCGGAGACCTGGTTGACTTGGGAGAGATCGATGCTGAGGGCGAGTGGGACTGGAAGAAGGTTGAGGCTGAGCGGAGAAAGGGTCTTGATTATGCTAATCACTTTGGGGCGTTGGACGGCACGAATCTTTTGTTTGatggtggcgaggatggcgcTATTGGCAACTTCCCTATTGGTTAA
- a CDS encoding uncharacterized protein (COG:S; EggNog:ENOG503P5NF) codes for MIKINTTTWSCSAHTYNSSDVSRAIALGYALLHDLSYVGYYPHQFMNLEAFDFVTEPPYFEYPIMPGDIYTSGPPGPDRVIFDDDGVVEGLITHNGASKDGFVACKEKTMSA; via the exons ATGATCAAG ATAAACACAACAACCTGGAGCTGCAGCGCTCATACGTATAACTCTTCGGATGTCTCCCGCGCCATTGCCTTGGGATACGCTCTGCTCCATGACCTTAGCTATGTCG GCTACTATCCCCACCAGTTCATGAACCTCGAGGCCTTCGACTTTGTCACAGAGCCTCCCTATTTCGAGTATCCCATCATGCCAGGTGACATATACACCTCTGGTCCTCCAGGGCCCGACCGCGTGATTTTCGATGACGACGGCGTGGTCGAGGGCTTGATCACCCACAATGGTGCGAGCAAAGATGGATTTGTGGCTTGCAAAGAAAAGACGATGTCAGCGTAA
- a CDS encoding uncharacterized protein (EggNog:ENOG503P81X; COG:S), with amino-acid sequence MASSKALPSPPPSTTESKQQNPQSEEMVTPTASDISSVLDSPANKAQEAHHIAFFNSIPWCSSLLGSTPNLIISQSVSRIIRPSGCEEDALISQTLNSPDAIPAYITFYSPPPKPTDYVNEVKSLIALGPKVNGWEGICHGGIVMTLLDEVMGQIFAVNKDSGAMGSKMPLLTGYLNTAFKRPVRTGTKEKPAIVLVVARMTKIEGRKHFCEGVVYGDEEGRNELARAEALFVQLREQKL; translated from the coding sequence ATGGCATCCTCCAAAGCcttaccatcaccaccaccatcaacaaccgaAAGTAAACAACAAAACCCACAATCAGAAGAAATGGTCACCCCAACCGCCTCGGACATCTCCTCCGTCCTCGACTCCCCGGCCAACAAGGCCCAAGAAGCCCACcacatcgccttcttcaactcaaTACCCTGgtgctcctccctcctcggctccacccccaacctcatcatctcccagTCCGTCTCCCGCATCATCCGCCCGTCTGGGTGCGAGGAGGACGCGCTCATCTCGCAGACGCTAAACTCGCCGGACGCCATCCCGGCCTACATCACGTTTtactctccccctcccaaacctaCGGATTATGTCAATGAGGTCAAGTCGCTTATTGCCTTGGGACCGAAGGTGAATGGGTGGGAGGGTATCTGCCATGGGGGGATTGTCATGACGCTTTTGGATGAGGTGATGGGGCAGATTTTTGCGGTCAACAAGGACAGCGGGGCAATGGGGAGCAAGATGCCGCTTTTGACGGGGTATCTGAACACTGCGTTTAAGAGGCCTGTGAGAACAGGGACGAAGGAGAAGCCGGCGAttgtgttggttgttgcTAGGATGACCAAGATCGAGGGAAGGAAGCACTTTtgcgagggggtggtgtatggggatgaggaggggaggaatgagctggcgagggcggaggcCTTGTTTGTGCAGTTGAGGGAGCAGAAACTGTGA
- a CDS encoding uncharacterized protein (COG:F; EggNog:ENOG503Q4XC) translates to MAVGTFPGERASLGHKLTSSISSVISTFTQQPLSRPTNLYRPLFGEVIPLCELYSIANVVVFPSSSQSSALQNPSQPYSQHNGIGSTGFRSTPPSPFIEALQTIGLGSPSWSASAISVFTIVLPTTNGYVTRSDFLQLRLQDFPYKILRTHEPLRPLQKYSATCPAPGPVTSEHDLATLVESAAGVVQWEDLPTSVSFVDLEIYRTRLTEELRDRLHNAPWLSSTPIPRQRVALIRGRPNITAGGPVYRAAKALGLDLIIVDEEGHWLQADTEENKMHREAFLVTDMTEDAGVVDRIIQSIVSYPLPIHGVFTLSDNFFVAVAQVAEALGLPTSPVAAFETSVDKYRSRLLQNVPGQTARVHNVRELESLPASGGNQQAEFIPRFPLIVKPTKGWSSECVSKVNNLADLATAVQKATSRHGSAAVIEPFFDGPEMDVNFVLLDGEILFSEIADEPPCDADSSAATVHSTFSPEALTLPSALPAQEQDIAKSTLRDILVNLGFCTGVFHVEARMVSSTFEYRKQDGVIDLVLKHAKSLPESGAECKLIEINARPPGYRVTVPTRHTYGVDYFAAHMLAAAGDKNRLRLTTRPYSHVLGDNTNDSKRGAQYWSRLVYIPAPAAGTVQWPSKLAPCEELKRRRPDLADKIVLGVDYCVPGDKVDLYTDGARTYVAHLLVVNRESRRDVIRLGEEVQKAFTIDIDGSISSKTEISDGETDVDPDVEGCE, encoded by the exons ATGGCAGTAGGAACATTCCCTGGTGAAAGGGCCAGTCTGGGCCATAAACTAACCAGCAGCATCTCATCGGTTATATCTACCTTTACACAACAACCTCTGAGCA GGCCAACCAATCTCTATCGGCCCTTGTTTGGCGAGGTTATTCCCCTCTGCGAGCTGTATTCCATCGCCAACGTGGTGGTtttcccatcctcttcacAATCTTCAGCTCTGCAAAACCCATCCCAGCCCTATTCTCAACACAACGGAATCGGAAGCACCGGGTTCAGAAGCACTCCGCCAAGCCCATTCATTGAGGCTCTACAAACCATCGGTCTCGGCTCTCCCAGTTGGTCTGCTTCAGCCATATCTGTTTTTACCATTGTTCTTCCTACTACCAACGGCTACGTGACCCGATCCGACTTCCTCCAACTTCGCCTCCAGGATTTCCCATACAAGATATTACGGACCCATGAGCCTTTGCGCCCACTACAGAAATATTCTGCCACTTGTCCCGCCCCGGGCCCGGTTACCTCAGAACATGATCTTGCCACGTTGGTTGAGTCGGCTGCCGGAGTTGTTCAATGGGAAGATTTGCCAACCTCTGTCTCATTCGTCGACTTGGAAATTTACAGGACAAGACTGACCGAGGAGCTGCGTGATCGTCTTCACAATGCACCATGGCTCTCCAGCACACCAATTCCCCGGCAACGGGTGGCGCTCATTCGCGGTAGACCAAACATCACGGCAGGAGGTCCAGTCTATCGTGCCGCCAAAGCATTAGGTCTTGACTTGATTATCGTTGACGAAGAGGGCCATTGGCTTCAAGCAGACacagaagaaaacaagatGCATCGGGAAGCCTTCCTTGTCACTGACATGACAGAGGATGCAGGAGTGGTTGACCGCATCATCCAGTCCATTGTCAGCTACCCTCTTCCCATTCATGGTGTCTTTACACTGTCGGACAACTTTTTTGTGGCAGTGGCTCAGGTCGCAGAGGCATTGGGACTCCCCACCAGTcccgtggccgcctttgAGACATCTGTGGACAAATATCGATCACGGCTTCTACAGAACGTTCCTGGTCAGACTGCCAGAGTTCACAATGTGAGAGAGCTGGAGTCTTTGCCAGCAAGTGGAGGTAACCAGCAGGCCGAGTTCATCCCCAGATTTCCCCTTATCGTCAAACCCACCAAAGGGTGGTCCTCGGAATGCGTGTCAAAagtcaacaacctcgccgaTCTTGCCACTGCAGTTCAAAAGGCTACTTCTCGACATGGCAGTGCGGCCGTCATTGAGCCCTTCTTTGATGGTCCAGAAATGGATGTCAACTTTGTGCTTCTCGACGGGGAGATTCTATTTTCTGAAATCGCAGATGAACCACCCTGCGACGCTGACTCGAGCGCTGCTACCGTCCATTCAACCTTTTCGCCAGAGGCCCTCACTCTCCCTTCTGCCCTTCCTGCCCAGGAACAAGACATTGCAAAGTCGACACTCCGAGATATTCTTGTCAATCTAGGATTTTGCACCGGTGTCTTCCATGTCGAGGCGAGAATGGTGAGCTCCACATTCGAGTACCGCAAGCAAGATGGCGTGATCGATCTTGTCCTCAAGCACGCCAAATCTTTGCCCGAGTCGGGAGCCGAGTGCAAGCTGATCGAGATCAATGCCCGCCCGCCTGGATACCGAGTCACTGTTCCAACACGTCATACATACGGCGTGGACTACTTTGCTGCACACAtgctggctgctgcgggTGATAAGAACAGGTTGCGACTGACCACTAGGCCCTACAGCCATGTGCTCGGTGACAACACCAATGATTCGAAAAGGGGAGCACAGTACTGGTCTCGACTGGTATACATTCCTGCTCCAGCCGCTGGTACTGTGCAATGGCCGTCAAAGCTAGCCCCATGCGAGGAGCTCAAGCGCCGAAGACCGGACCTGGCAGACAAGATTGTTCTGGGCGTTGACTATTGTGTCCCCGGAGACAAGGTTGATCTTTACACAGATGGGGCAAGGACATATGTTGCTCATCTGCTGGTTGTGAACAGGGAGAGCAGGCGAGACGTCATCaggctgggggaggaagTCCAGAAGGCCTTTACGATTGACATTGATGGTTCaatcagcagcaagacagAGATTAGTGATGGGGAAACTGATGTTGACCCCGATGTGGAGGGTTGCGAGtga
- a CDS encoding uncharacterized protein (EggNog:ENOG503P48S; COG:S): MPLLASWLRIGSPTKKVDACSRSSQDSLTIVEKADILQSQKADAREEKVQWLVRSIVNIHTELLKLPHLRPAPAINKLLGNLVAICSEIHDQDIVDKVLQNVSVQAVLPSLRQICAQSESCLELHWAEHILEGQTQQEVVERLESFPYYENYEDLTRLEVCSILSATKKAPRRVAFIGSGPLPLTSLCLLQALKNDVAVRSLTQPTTNNTTATDNAANQEPIVLNIDYDEAAISASLKLSLALGERGNGMEFICAEATSASASRDLSEFDVVYMAALVGVTQTDKEKIMLEVISRMRRGALLVVRSSWGLRSCLYPEVDLATETLLKRLEPCVVVHPYNQVVNSVIVARVR, translated from the exons ATGCCTCTTCTTGCCTCCTGGCTGCGCATTGGTAGCCCCACAAAAAAGGTCGACGCATGTTCTCGTTCGTCCCAGGATTCTTTAACTATTGTTGAGAAAGCCGACATCCTTCAGAGCCAGAAGGCAGATGccagggaggaaaaggtTCAGTGGCTCGTCCGGAGTATCGTCAACATCCACACCGAGCTACTCAAGCTTCCGCACCTTCGTCCAGCGCCAGCCATCAATAAGCTCTTGGGTAACCTTGTCGCCATCTGCAGCGAGATCCACGACCAAGATATTGTAGACAAG GTTTTACAAAATGTGAGCGTCCAGGCTGTGTTACCGTCTCTTAGACAGATCTGTGCCCAGTCAGAATCATGTCTTGAGCTTCACTGGGCCGAACACATTCTGGAAGGCCAGACCCAGCAAGAAGTCGTCGAGCGCCTCGAGAGTTTTCCATACTATGAGAACTATGAGGATTTGACCCGACTAGAAGTCTGCTCCATCCTCTCGGCGACAAAAAAGGCACCGCGACGAGTTGCCTTCATCGGCTCCGGCCCGCTCCCTCTCACGTCGCTCTGCCTTTTGCAGGCTCTCAAGAATGATGTGGCAGTGAGAAGCTTGACgcagccaaccaccaacaacaccaccgccacagACAACGCAGCGAATCAGGAGCCAATTGTCCTCAACATTGACTACGATGAAGCGGCTATCTCTGCGTCTCTCAAGTTGAGCCTTGCTctgggagagagggggaatGGAATGGAATTCATCTGTGCTGAGGCAACCTCGGCTTCGGCGTCACGAGATCTCAGCGAGTTTGACGTCGTGTACATGGCTGCGTTGGTGGGAGTTACGCAGACagacaaggagaagatcaTGCTGGAAGTGATCAgtcggatgaggagaggagcGCTACTGGTTGTCCGCAGCAGTTGGGGCTTGAGGTCATGCTTATACCCAGAGGTCGACCTTGCAACTGAGACACTGCTGAAGAGGCTTGAGCCCTGTGTGGTAGTACATCCCTATAATCAGGTGGTCAACTCAGTCATCGTTGCGAGAGTGCGGTAG
- a CDS encoding uncharacterized protein (EggNog:ENOG503P747) encodes MFSKTTIVAFLTSLALTSAAPADEISARQAPAEIAPTTVIGHALADAWDNYCSAPTSYGYIARNVWNGQEYGQTTLFTFTYPAASAGKQCWLDFYHAQPSWISNTNGIQVDVFTSWGENTCNAGDKSNKRDANLGRLNVPATGAATWAAKYSTSLTQKGPCKAPGSVERLELVAVGDNTGLSYPQGPGAGLRILYA; translated from the coding sequence ATGTTCTCCAAGACTACCATCGTCGCCTTTCTCACTTCTTTGGCCCTCACCTCGGCCGCTCCCGCTGATGAAATCTCTGCCCGCCAGGCACCAGCCGAGATTgctcccaccaccgtcatcgGCCACGCTCTCGCTGACGCCTGGGACAACTACTGCTCTGCCCCTACTTCCTACGGCTATATCGCCCGCAACGTCTGGAACGGTCAGGAGTATGGCCAGaccaccctcttcaccttcacctACCCCGCCGCGTCGGCTGGCAAGCAGTGCTGGCTCGACTTCTACCACGCTCAGCCCAGCTGGatctccaacaccaacggcatCCAAGTCGACGTCTTCACCTCTTGGGGCGAGAACACCTGCAACGCCGGCGACAAGTCCAACAAGCGTGACGCCAACCTTGGTCGCCTCAACGTTCCGGCTACTGGCGCGGCTACCTGGGCGGCCAAGTACAGCACTTCTTTGACTCAGAAGGGTCCTTGCAAGGCTCCTGGCTCTGTGGAGAGGCTCGAGTTGGTGGCTGTCGGGGATAACACTGGACTTTCTTACCCTCAGGGCCCTGGTGCTGGGTTGAGGATCCTGTACGCCTAA
- a CDS encoding uncharacterized protein (EggNog:ENOG503PAG6) translates to MAKSAEARWHLGHWVLLFSLPTPSLCGSMAAWWTDLGPSLVLQNASTGLLTYSFCNSNSTPIYPQDPPIALRTTYAPKKGTSLAATGWYDQIGSTWASVFYQNNNDDIVNAVYKCDNRTGLYDQQESNVISDRRGTPSPHTDSGISVTLLGEQEGYRVFYHDRSKALQSLQFKSTDGWSYGSPVSSNTNRSSMEIHSQFSGVRNVTVVTPRDARNMETARLNVDSTYFIDTFPTPLKGGLNNTSASNRTSFPYDTSATPSFELEAWDGNPKAIGIAIDTDTTRHIFYIGTDRAIHWIAAFVSASVEGGFRAQASQNTDVWPLADEPNSDFTIASHIESSSIRLYYVSGGRIIETKYRDGNWDRAAPVESANTTIIADEGAGAGDAGLTTGAKAGIGVGVSVGVLLIGAAAAAFWILRKKKSTPPDEEATTAADDTVATVPPMSETGSQGASSPTAGVARTSSGLSADKWDAEVKDKPLTPPPRELESPNLASELPHTNDRNELPTKHHVTELP, encoded by the exons ATGGCCAAATCGGCAGAGGCACGATGGCATCTCGGCCACTGGGTGCTCCTTTTTTCTCTGCCCACACCATCGCTCTGCGGTTCCATGGCAGCTTGGTGGACTGACCTCGGGCCCTCGCTTGTTCTTCAGAATGCTTCAACCGGCCTCCTCACCTATTCCTTCTgtaacagcaacagcactcCCATCTATCCACAAGATCCACCAATCGCTCTCAGGACCACTTACGCCCCCAAAAAGGGAACATCACTGGCGGCTACTGGCTGGTATGATCAAATCGGGTCGACGTGGGCCTCGGTATTCtaccaaaacaacaacgaTGACATTGTCAACGCTGTCTACAAGTGTGACAACAGAACCGGATTGTACGACCAGCAAGAGAGCAATGTCATCTCGGACAGACGAGGGACCCCAAGCCCCCACACGGATTCAGGAATCTCCGTCACTTTACTGGGGGAGCAAGAGGGTTATAGGGTATTCTACCATGACAGATCGAAGGCGCTCCAGTCATTGCAATTCAAGTCAACGGACGGCTGGTCTTATGGAAGTCCGGTATCGAGCAACACAAATCGGTCAAGTATGGAGATTCATTCGCAATTTTCGGGTGTTCGTAACGTCACAGTCGTGACCCCGCGAGACGCTCGAAACATGGAAACAGCCCGCCTCAACGTGGACAGCACCTACTTCATCG ATACGTTTCCAACACCACTCAAAGGAGGACTCAACAATACCAGCGCCTCTAACCGGACTTCATTTCCATATGATACCTCCGCAACCCCTTCATTTGAGCTTGAGGCGTGGGATGGCAACCCAAAAGCAATCGGAATTGCTATTGACACTGACACGACCCGTCACATTTTCTACATTGGAACCGACCGCGCGATCCACTGGATTGCGGCGTTCGTCTCGGCCTCGGTTGAAGGTGGTTTTCGCGCTCAGGCGTCTCAGAACACCGACGTCTGGCCTTTGGCTGACGAACCAAATTCCGACTTCACCATTGCGAGTCACATCGAAAGCAGCAGCATTCGACTGTACTATGTCAGTGGAGGCCGTATAATCGAAACGAAGTATCGTGATGGAAATTGGGACCGAGCCGCCCCTGTGGAGAGTGCCAACACGACGATCATCGCTGATGAAGGTGCTGGTGCGGGTGATGCTGGTCTTACAACGGGAGCGAAGGCAGGTATTGGTGTCGGGGTCAGTGTTGGTGTCCTTCTCAtcggcgcagcagcagcagcttttTGGATTCTTCGAAAGAAGAAATCCACACCCCCTGACGAGGAGGCCACAACAGCTGCCGACGACACAGTTGCTACGGTTCCgcccatgtctgagacggGAAGTCAAGgcgcctcctctccaacagcTGGTGTCGCGCGCACCAGTAGCGGACTCAGTGCAGACAAGTGGGACGCTGAAGTCAAGGACAAGCCGCTTACACCTCCACCGAGAGAACTTGAGAGTCCGAATCTTGCGTCTGAGCTGCCGCATACCAATGACAGGAATGAGCTTCCTACTAAGCATCATGTCACGGAGCTACCTTGA
- a CDS encoding uncharacterized protein (EggNog:ENOG503NZP0): MLTLLIASLILGATTALSLPRQADPIEEEGCTRALLTRYTESYLSAQTIGDPSILSPSPEVSYTEDFRAISIRDSVLNTPFRIAHNRSLLDTTQCATYTEIIVTDPANPRVIGTQIRLDATGENIVKIETLVTKEGDWAFNASLTYQYAARETENNWWFTIPEADRDTRETIQAAADAYLDLFNDPTVVVPWGTPCNRLEGSWYTGNGSATDSCNVGVPSGVPITQRRYVIDETVGTVDAFVLFGTRPDSHEFRVEKGKLRLVHTLTVMRNGTFV; this comes from the coding sequence ATGCTCACCCTTCTGatcgcctccctcatcctcggggccaccaccgccctctccctcccccgacaGGCCGACCCcatcgaagaagaaggctgcacccgcgccctcctcacccgctACACAGAATCCTACCTCTCTGCCCAAACCATCGGcgacccctccatcctctccccctccccagaaGTCTCCTACACCGAAGACTTCCGtgccatctccatccgcGACTCGGtgctcaacacccccttccgcATCGCCCACAACCGCTCCCTGCTCGACACGACCCAATGCGCGACCTACACCGAGATCATCGTCACTGACCCCGCCAATCCCCGTGTGATTGGCACCCAGATCAGACTTGACGCCACGGGGGAGAACATCGTCAAGATCGAGACGTTGGTCACCAAGGAGGGCGATTGGGCGTTTAACGCGTCGCTGACGTATCAATAcgcggcgagggagacggaGAATAACTGGTGGTTTACCATTCCTGAAGCGGACCGCGACACTAGGGAAACGATCCAGGCTGCGGCGGATGCGTATTTGGATTTGTTCAATGACCCTACTGTTGTTGTGCCTTGGGGTACGCCGTGCAACAGGTTGGAGGGAAGCTGGTACACGGGCAATGGGAGCGCCACGGACAGCTGCAATGTGGGGGTTCCGTCTGGGGTGCCGATCACGCAGAGGAGGTATGTGATTGATGAGACGGTCGGGACGGTGGACGCGTTTGTGCTGTTTGGGACGAGGCCGGATAGCCATGAGTTTCGggttgagaaggggaagTTGAGGCTAGTGCATACGTTGACTGTGATGAGGAATGGGACTTTTGTCTGA
- a CDS encoding uncharacterized protein (EggNog:ENOG502V62P; COG:E), whose product MTTISEKGETVAVTGLLAVPVSANNTIPVVSWQHGTILSFDQVPSHMVKLSDPNYNVTDDADSLETLFNIQRFAANGFAVIAADYIGKGPLREGRGEAYVVKGATTQTCVDILNAGLAALEDLGLTPAKLFLQGWSQGAPNTLWLHQALRSDGIDIEATAVASPFSDLDQAWRYWSGKGLESYPPLAAWIAPCMIVALGSYELYYNLPGLMETAVRPQYRELAERNWQDYNISAIDPSNSPNSTNLLADSFWKGYTNDHISALQRQLIRNAAIAWEYDSPIHFYYGLADEAVHPAMVTRTVAAGGRYAAGIQVARASHRATFLAGLYGSGASLDSFDNVLSWFQSKA is encoded by the exons ATGACAACCATTTCAGAGAAAGGCGAGACTGTGGCGGTGACAGGACTACTGGCAGTTCCGGTGTCAGCCAACAATACCATTCCTGTAGTGTCGTGGCAGCATGGAACCATCCTCTCTTTCGACCAGGTGCCTTCCCATATGGTGAAGCTCTCCGATCCAAACTATAACGTGACCGACGATGCCGACTCCCTGGAAACTTTGTTTAATATCCAGCGATTTGCAGCGAACGGGTTTGCCGTCATTGCGGCGGATTACATCGGCAAGGGCCCGCTTCGGGAAGGGCGTGGCGAGGCCTATGTCGTCAAGGGCGCCACTACGCAAACGTGTGTGGATATTCTCAACGCTGGGCTCGCCGCGCTGGAGGATCTTGGTTTGACACCGGCGAAACTGTTCCTACAGGGCTGGTCCCAGGGTGCCCCCAACACGCTATGGTTGCATCAAGCTCTCCGCTCCGATGGGATCGATATTGAAGCGACGGCTGTTGCCAGTCCCTTCAGTGATCTCGATCAAGCATGGCGGTATTGGTCTGGGAAG GGTCTCGAGAGCTACCCTCCCCTGGCTGCCTGGATTGCGCCTTGCATGATTGTGGCTCTTGGTAGCTACGAGCTGTACTACAATCTCCCAGGCCTGATGGAGACGGCGGTGCGGCCTCAATATCGGGAACTAGCAGAAAGAAATTGGCAAGATTATAACATCAGCGCCATTGATCCCTCAAACTCTCCCAACAGTACCAACCTATTGGCGGATAGCTTCTGGAAAGGCTACACGAACGATCACATCAGCGCGCTGCAACGGCAACTGATCAGAAATGCAGCCATAGCCTGGGAATACGATAGCCCCATTCATTTCTACTATGGTCTTGCCGACGAAGCTGTCCATCCGGCGATGGTGACGCGAAcagttgctgctgggggcaGGTATGCCGCTGGAATCCAGGTCGCCAGGGCTAGCCACCGGGCGACATTTCTTGCCGGGCTGTATGGCAGCGGAGCATCGCTTGACAGCTTCGATAACGTGTTGTCTTGGTTTCAGAGCAAAGCTTAG
- a CDS encoding uncharacterized protein (COG:I; EggNog:ENOG503NXEH): protein MGNFLNRKPVPAPDANHHTHSDLHSASSRPSVGQWFKATWLDILTMAALGAVGLGVYHAKPAPTRSFPVTFADGEIVYPEFGYPLRKEIIPIWLAAFLASVIPIVIMLVMQIRIRSFWDFNNAVIGLLYSLITAAVFQVFIKWLIGGLRPHFLAVCQPDLSLASNAAGVQGAGYNGRGYTGIYYTKQICTGDEDEINDSLESMPSGHTTAAFAGLIFLSLYLNGKLKVFSDYHPAMWKLVVLYAPVLGACLIGGALTIDEYHNWYDVFAGAVIGTVFAFSAYRMTYASIWDWRWNHVPLNRTTSFTFGHGGQQYLDVGTFTRRGAWGEKHGLTGHHNGTAAHHHAAPIGATTGTNIPQNGVHGDNMV from the exons ATGGGCAACTTCCTCAATCGCAAGCCGGTCCCGGCCCCGGATGCGAACCATCACACCCATAGCGACTTGCACTCGGCGTCTTCTCGACCGAGTGTCGGTCAGTGGTTCAAGGCGACATGGCTGGATATCTTGACCATGGCTGCCCTTGGCGCCGTTGGTCTGGGT GTTTATCACGCGAAACCAGCCCCAACCCGTTCGTTCCCCGTCACGTTTGCCGACGGCGAGATCGTCTACCCCGAGTTCGGCTACCCTCTTCGCAAGGAGATCATTCCGATCTGGCTCGCTGCGTTTCTGGCTTCTGTCATTCCCATTGTCATCATGCTGGTCATGCAGATCCGAATCCGATCGTTTTGGGACTTCAACAACGCAGTCATTGGCTTGCTGTACAGCCTaatcaccgccgccgtgtTCCAAGTTTTCATCAAGTGGCTCATCGGTGGCCTTCGCCCTCACTTCCTTGCCGTTTGCCAACCGGATTTGTCTCTGGCTTCTAATGCGGCCGGCGTCCAGGGAGCTGGGTACAATGGACGGGGATACACAGGCATCTATTATACCAAGCAAATCTGCACcggcgatgaagatgagatcAACGACTCGCTGGAAAGTATGCCCAGCGGGCACACCACTGCCGCCTTTGCAGGCCTGATCTTCCTCAGTCTCTACCTGAACGGCAAGCTGAAAGTATTCTCGGATTATCACCCTGCCATGTGGAAGCTGGTCGTTCTGTACGCACCTGTCCTCGGGGCCTGCTTGATCGGAGGCGCGCTTACTATCGACGAGTACCACAACTGGTACGACGTTTTCGCCGGCGCTGTTATTGGAACTGTTTTTGCTTTCAGCGCTTACCGGATGACGTATGCCTCGATTTGGGACTGGAGGTGGAACCACGTCCCGTTGAACCGCACAACGTCTTTTACCTTTGGACATGGCGGCCAGCAATACTTGGACGTGGGAACGTTTACGAGACGGGGCGCTTGGGGAGAGAAGCACGGGCTGACTGGTCATCATAATGGGACGGCTGCTCACCACCATGCGGCTCCTATCGGGGCGACTACCGGAACGAATATTCCTCAGAACGGTGTCCATGGCGACAATATGGTATAG